Proteins encoded by one window of Anopheles maculipalpis chromosome 2RL, idAnoMacuDA_375_x, whole genome shotgun sequence:
- the LOC126557593 gene encoding probable splicing factor, arginine/serine-rich 7, which produces MAGGSGTKVVQITNIAPQATKDQMQTFLGTVGKIDEIRLYPTIRDVSCPVVSRICYVKYFESSCVAVAQHLTNTVFIDRAVIVIPVQSGVIPDEYKALEMAANGTLVPGLHSFNVPSKLPPEVVNRIDGMIPNQVVKTIDPKLEENGLPEYPPLPVNFDAKKIEETRRTILVLDVRSDWRLEELMDHFKPAGEIKYARYAENERTKFALLEFCDQRNIINALKMHGTEFRGYRLNVHHSTQPIVKPEAKSNEAAQKEIEEAMTIVKEAHHQISNMEPVVTIYPKDKSSSRRRSRSRSRSKERRSRSRSRKRSKSRSKRSRSRKRSRSRSKRSRSRRSPSRSKRSRSKSKRSPSRSKRSRSRSKRSRSRDRRKRSRSRRRSRTRSRERTSRIRRSRSRSKKRSRSRERRDRSRDRKKSHRNKEERRRRSRSRSQSRKRSTSRSRASRTKEAVTKATSKRRSRTPSDKRLKKILEEAVSRDYDAEERMDAAGGAGVEDDAGSTGKQSASPPAQASGNGGGSSSSSSSSGGTSMAAAAAAATTPREKTASPTTEKSDNMDISNSP; this is translated from the coding sequence ATGGCCGGTGGCTCGGGTACGAAGGTGGTGCAAATCACCAACATTGCCCCCCAAGCCACCAAAGATCAGATGCAAACGTTTCTCGGCACGGTTGGGAAGATTGACGAGATACGACTGTATCCAACGATTCGGGACGTTTCCTGTCCTGTAGTGTCACGCATCTGCTATGTGAAGTACTTCGAGAGCAGCTGCGTTGCCGTTGCCCAGCATCTTACCAATACCGTGTTCATCGACCGGGCCGTAATCGTAATCCCGGTACAGAGCGGCGTAATTCCCGATGAGTACAAGGCGCTGGAAATGGCCGCAAACGGTACGCTGGTGCCAGGTCTGCATAGCTTCAACGTACCGTCCAAGCTGCCACCGGAAGTGGTGAACAGGATTGATGGGATGATCCCGAACCAGGTGGTAAAGACGATCGATCCGAAGCTGGAAGAGAACGGTTTGCCCGAGTATCCTCCGTTGCCGGTGAATTTTGATGCGAAAAAGATTGAAGAAACGCGCCGCACGATACTGGTGCTGGACGTACGTTCGGACTGGCGGCTGGAGGAACTGATGGATCACTTCAAGCCGGCGGGCGAGATCAAGTATGCCCGATACGCCGAGAACGAGCGCACCAAGTTTGCACTGTTGGAGTTTTGCGACCAGCGTAACATCATTAACGCGCTCAAGATGCACGGTACCGAGTTCCGGGGCTACCGGTTGAACGTGCACCATTCGACGCAACCCATCGTAAAGCCGGAAGCCAAGAGCAATGAAGCGGCCCAGAAGGAAATTGAAGAAGCCATGACGATCGTAAAGGAAGCGCATCATCAGATTTCGAACATGGAACCCGTGGTGACCATTTACCCGAAGGATAAGAGCAGCAGCCGTCGCCGATCGCGATCACGGTCCCGCTCGAAAGAGCGCCGTTCACGATCCCGCTCCCGGAAGCGGTCGAAGTCGCGCAGCAAACGATCCCGATCGCGCAAACGTTCCCGAAGCCGCTCGAAGCGTTCACGGTCGCGCCGTTCGCCATCGCGCAGCAAACGATCACGCTCGAAATCGAAACGATCGCCATCGCGCAGCAAACGGTCACGGTCGCGTTCCAAGCGTTCGCGATCGCGTGACCGTCGCAAACGTTCCCGTTCGCGCCGCCGTAGCCGCACACGATCGCGCGAGCGTACGTCGCGCATCCGTCGGTCTAGGTCGCGGTCGAAGAAAAGGTCACGATCGCGCGAGCGTCGCGACCGGAGCCGCGATCGGAAGAAATCCCATCGCAACAAGGAGGAACGTCGTCGTCGATCGCGTTCCCGTTCGCAGAGTCGCAAACGATCGACATCGCGGAGCCGTGCCAGCCGTACGAAGGAAGCGGTAACGAAAGCGACCTCAAAACGTCGTAGCCGCACCCCATCGGACAAGAGGTTGAAGAAGATACTCGAGGAAGCGGTTAGCCGAGATTACGATGCGGAAGAGCGTATGGATGCTGCGGGCGGGGCCGGTGTGGAGGATGATGCTGGAAGCACGGGCAAGCAGTCCGCATCACCGCCAGCACAGGCCTCCGGTAACGGTGGTGGATCAAGCTCGTCTTCATCGTCGTCAGGCGGAACGAGCATGGCAGCTGCAGCGGCTGCCGCTACGACACCGCGCGAAAAAACCGCCAGTCCGACGACGGAGAAATCTGACAACATGGACATTTCCAACTCTCCTTAA